One Spiribacter halobius DNA segment encodes these proteins:
- a CDS encoding TRAP transporter large permease: MSVELITLLFFGCLFVSLFLGLPVAFGLGGTAVLFAAIFSPRSLMVVPSAFYSTPWNSILVTIPLFLFMGNLIRYSGIADAAYDAVYKLIGHIAGGLAAGTVGVCTIFAAVTGITPPATITMGQIAYPSMMRYNYDRSIAIGSIAAGGALGALIPPSVPFIFYGLLANASIGDLFLAGVVPGLMLAFFYALYITVRCYFQPHIGPPLPPDMKFSRREKIGSVWRIWPFVVLITIVLGVIWGGIATPAEAAAFGATGAFLINLAYGRLTWAVLKDSLVTTVKLAGMGLWILIGANAFLNVFNTLGSQRLITELVLAMPGGTTGVLLMMMLVILVLGMVMDDWAIIMLCTPIFMPIVDALGVDRIWFGVLFIVNIQVAYLTPPFGFVLFWIKSILPRDVTMGDVYGSIWPFVALQLLGLSLVFIFPEIALWLPNLMD; the protein is encoded by the coding sequence ATGAGCGTAGAACTGATCACGCTGCTTTTCTTCGGCTGTCTCTTCGTCTCGCTGTTCCTGGGCCTGCCAGTGGCCTTCGGGCTGGGCGGGACGGCCGTGCTGTTCGCCGCCATCTTCTCCCCGCGCTCGCTGATGGTGGTGCCGAGCGCCTTCTACTCAACGCCCTGGAACTCCATCCTGGTCACCATCCCCCTGTTCCTGTTCATGGGGAATCTGATCCGCTACTCCGGGATCGCGGACGCCGCCTATGACGCCGTCTACAAGCTCATCGGCCACATCGCGGGAGGGCTCGCCGCGGGCACCGTCGGGGTGTGCACGATCTTCGCGGCGGTGACCGGCATTACCCCGCCGGCCACCATCACCATGGGGCAGATCGCCTACCCCTCGATGATGCGCTACAACTATGACCGCAGCATCGCCATCGGCTCGATCGCGGCGGGCGGTGCCCTCGGCGCCCTGATCCCGCCGAGCGTCCCGTTCATCTTCTACGGCCTGCTCGCCAATGCCTCCATCGGCGACCTGTTCCTGGCAGGGGTCGTACCGGGGCTGATGCTGGCGTTCTTCTACGCGCTCTATATCACGGTGCGCTGCTACTTCCAGCCCCACATCGGCCCGCCGCTGCCGCCGGACATGAAGTTCAGCCGGCGCGAGAAGATCGGCTCGGTCTGGCGGATCTGGCCCTTCGTGGTGCTGATCACCATCGTGCTCGGGGTCATCTGGGGCGGTATCGCCACGCCCGCCGAGGCAGCGGCCTTCGGCGCCACCGGGGCCTTCCTGATCAACCTCGCCTACGGCCGGCTCACGTGGGCGGTGCTGAAGGATTCCCTGGTGACCACCGTCAAGCTTGCCGGCATGGGGCTGTGGATCCTGATTGGCGCCAACGCCTTTCTCAACGTCTTCAACACCCTCGGCAGCCAGCGGCTGATCACGGAGCTCGTGCTCGCCATGCCCGGCGGCACCACGGGCGTGCTGCTGATGATGATGCTGGTCATCCTGGTACTCGGCATGGTCATGGACGACTGGGCGATCATCATGCTGTGCACGCCCATCTTCATGCCCATCGTCGATGCGCTCGGCGTGGATCGTATCTGGTTCGGCGTGCTGTTCATCGTCAACATCCAGGTGGCTTACCTCACGCCGCCCTTCGGCTTTGTCCTCTTCTGGATCAAGAGCATCCTGCCCAGGGACGTCACCATGGGGGACGTCTACGGCTCCATCTGGCCGTTCGTCGCGCTGCAGCTGCTAGGGCTCTCGCTGGTCTTCATCTTCCCGGAGATCGCGCTGTGGCTGCCGAATCTGATGGATTGA
- a CDS encoding TRAP transporter substrate-binding protein — translation MRKLATSTGVALLGVTALGLSASIASAQDGPPDETTEWVIQPCFDSGDAGWASGIIPWARAVEEATEGTVQITVEPAGAITSSGEAFGAAVAGVTDGTACWATVYGGDMPEGMLAFGLPMGAESPEEAWEVMWGEDYGAGHVVQKAANEIGLQFAGWTNQGPNAMFTTFEVKTLDDFEGRKMRAGGPQAMFHEAIGGSPVSMGPGDIYTAIRLGTVDGTYWDTGGIDDMSFHEVIDYAIMPGWNPAQHQSTYINLDSWNALTQWQRDQIMGIFEETYFETSRMHADGVEAALQAVRDAGGQVVELPPEEVERMREIAINEVWPQIAEQSELAAEGVAIYQRFLEDKGKVD, via the coding sequence ACCGAATGGGTGATCCAGCCGTGCTTCGACTCCGGCGACGCCGGCTGGGCCAGCGGCATCATTCCCTGGGCCAGGGCCGTTGAAGAGGCCACCGAGGGCACCGTCCAGATCACGGTGGAACCCGCCGGCGCCATCACCAGCTCCGGTGAAGCCTTCGGTGCGGCCGTCGCCGGCGTCACCGACGGCACCGCCTGCTGGGCGACGGTCTACGGCGGCGACATGCCCGAGGGCATGCTGGCCTTCGGCCTGCCCATGGGTGCCGAGAGCCCCGAGGAGGCCTGGGAGGTCATGTGGGGCGAGGACTACGGCGCCGGCCATGTGGTCCAGAAGGCGGCCAACGAGATCGGCCTGCAGTTCGCCGGCTGGACCAACCAGGGCCCGAACGCCATGTTCACCACCTTCGAGGTGAAAACCCTGGATGACTTCGAGGGCCGGAAGATGCGCGCCGGCGGCCCGCAGGCCATGTTCCACGAGGCGATCGGCGGCTCCCCGGTGTCCATGGGCCCGGGCGACATCTACACCGCCATCCGTCTCGGTACCGTGGACGGCACCTACTGGGATACCGGCGGCATCGATGACATGTCGTTCCACGAGGTGATCGACTACGCGATCATGCCTGGCTGGAATCCCGCCCAGCATCAGTCCACCTACATCAACCTGGACTCCTGGAACGCGCTGACCCAGTGGCAGCGGGACCAGATCATGGGCATCTTCGAGGAGACCTACTTCGAGACCAGCCGGATGCACGCCGATGGCGTGGAGGCCGCGCTCCAGGCCGTGCGCGACGCGGGCGGCCAGGTCGTGGAGCTGCCCCCGGAGGAGGTCGAGCGCATGCGTGAGATCGCCATCAACGAGGTCTGGCCCCAGATCGCGGAACAGTCGGAGCTCGCCGCGGAAGGTGTGGCGATCTACCAGCGCTTCCTCGAGGACAAGGGCAAGGTCGACTGA